In the genome of Microbacterium saperdae, one region contains:
- a CDS encoding MFS transporter has protein sequence MIRLLSLTVAAFAIGISEFVLVGLLPTIAAETDVSIGTAGLLVTFYALAITALSPLLTSWLSRYDSRWALVALMIAFAAGNVLVATAGGFTGLLIGRVLAGAAHGTVFALGAPAAAAIVPKDKAARAISLMFLGLTVAMVIGVPLGTIIGNAVGWRTTFVIVAALGGIAALAIALLIPSTRTGESVSLREQLALLKDRPVAMTYLVTGLGFGATFAVFTYLEPLLTGPAGYTTTGVALALFLFGGATVIGNLAGGALADRIGTVRVIRIALAGLIVAFLSLLLTSSSSVGIAIVIAVWGVFAFLISPPVQTHAVALASSRGPGAEKAASGLNIAAFNGGIALASWAGGMLVETTGVAQTPWVALTLAVLALITSLAITRPTQHHGTSRG, from the coding sequence GTGATCAGGCTGCTCTCCCTCACCGTCGCGGCGTTCGCGATCGGTATCAGCGAGTTCGTCCTCGTCGGCCTGCTGCCCACCATCGCCGCAGAGACCGACGTGAGCATCGGCACCGCTGGTCTGCTGGTGACCTTCTATGCGCTCGCGATCACAGCACTTTCCCCGCTGCTGACGAGCTGGCTCAGCCGCTACGACTCTCGATGGGCGCTGGTCGCGCTCATGATCGCCTTCGCCGCCGGGAACGTGCTCGTCGCCACCGCCGGAGGATTCACCGGACTCCTGATCGGCCGCGTCCTCGCGGGCGCCGCCCACGGCACTGTCTTCGCCCTGGGCGCACCAGCAGCCGCAGCGATCGTCCCAAAAGACAAAGCAGCCAGAGCCATATCCTTGATGTTCCTCGGTCTGACCGTCGCAATGGTCATCGGGGTTCCCCTGGGCACCATCATCGGCAACGCCGTCGGCTGGCGCACCACCTTCGTCATCGTCGCCGCGCTCGGCGGAATCGCAGCGCTCGCCATCGCGCTGCTCATCCCTTCCACTCGAACCGGAGAATCAGTGAGCCTGCGCGAGCAACTGGCCTTGCTAAAGGACCGTCCTGTCGCCATGACCTACCTCGTCACCGGCCTCGGTTTCGGCGCAACCTTCGCGGTGTTCACCTACCTCGAACCCCTCCTGACCGGGCCTGCCGGTTACACCACCACAGGAGTGGCTCTGGCACTGTTCCTCTTCGGCGGCGCCACGGTCATCGGGAACCTTGCCGGCGGTGCACTCGCCGACCGCATCGGCACCGTCCGCGTCATCCGCATCGCACTAGCCGGGCTGATCGTGGCTTTTCTCAGCCTGCTCCTGACCTCCTCCAGTTCGGTCGGCATCGCCATCGTCATCGCGGTGTGGGGCGTGTTCGCGTTCCTTATCTCTCCGCCCGTGCAGACACATGCTGTCGCACTGGCAAGCAGTCGAGGCCCGGGCGCGGAAAAAGCTGCCAGCGGCCTGAACATCGCAGCATTCAACGGCGGGATTGCGCTGGCATCCTGGGCTGGTGGAATGCTCGTCGAGACGACTGGCGTGGCCCAGACACCCTGGGTCGCGCTCACACTCGCAGTCCTCGCGCTCATCACCAGCCTGGCCATCACTCGACCGACACAGCACCACGGCACCAGCCGAGGGTGA
- a CDS encoding cysteine hydrolase, whose product MSFTLDPARTAVLVIGLQNDNVADDGASGGTAALVHAREVGVVANAARIADAARQTGVPVIHVHFVVDPETGGAGTNIPLFEAITTHRTVERDTYGAAPVTGAEPVTGDLRVERSRMSAFHDTALDTILRCAGKTHLVLTGVHTNHAVGTTARDAADLGYTPLVVSDATASTTADAHAADLLYGFADIAPVIETNAVLAALDQGDLKEEAR is encoded by the coding sequence ATGAGCTTCACTCTTGATCCTGCCCGCACCGCGGTGCTGGTCATCGGCCTGCAGAATGACAACGTGGCCGACGACGGTGCATCGGGTGGCACGGCCGCGCTTGTGCATGCCCGTGAGGTTGGTGTCGTCGCCAACGCAGCACGGATCGCCGATGCGGCGAGACAGACCGGCGTTCCGGTCATCCACGTCCACTTCGTCGTCGATCCCGAAACTGGCGGAGCCGGCACCAACATCCCTCTGTTCGAGGCGATCACCACCCATCGCACCGTCGAACGAGACACCTACGGTGCGGCGCCGGTCACAGGCGCCGAACCCGTTACCGGTGACCTGCGGGTGGAGCGCAGCCGGATGAGCGCGTTCCACGATACAGCGCTCGACACTATCCTTCGGTGCGCCGGAAAAACGCACCTGGTGCTTACCGGGGTACACACCAATCATGCCGTGGGAACGACCGCTCGTGATGCCGCCGACCTCGGCTACACGCCCCTTGTCGTCAGTGACGCGACCGCATCGACCACCGCTGACGCGCATGCTGCGGACCTGCTCTACGGGTTCGCCGACATCGCCCCCGTCATCGAGACGAACGCCGTCCTCGCCGCGCTCGATCAGGGCGACTTGAAGGAAGAAGCACGGTGA
- a CDS encoding heme-binding protein, whose product MSQRMRTQAAIDTVVAKAEQAGFGVAVAVVDAAGVLVGFARTDAALIGPVDVAQKKARTAALFGMDGIDFAEIARPGEPTYSIEHTNGGLISFGGSVVLRDGGQVVGGIGVAGATLEADEDLARVGAAAF is encoded by the coding sequence ATGTCTCAGCGAATGCGGACTCAGGCCGCCATCGACACGGTGGTCGCGAAGGCCGAGCAGGCGGGCTTCGGTGTCGCGGTCGCCGTCGTCGACGCCGCGGGGGTGCTGGTGGGGTTCGCCCGCACCGACGCAGCGCTCATCGGACCGGTGGACGTGGCACAGAAGAAAGCGCGTACCGCTGCGCTGTTCGGGATGGACGGCATCGACTTCGCCGAGATCGCCCGTCCGGGCGAGCCGACCTACTCGATCGAACACACCAACGGCGGACTGATCAGCTTCGGCGGGAGCGTCGTCCTTCGCGACGGTGGCCAGGTCGTCGGTGGTATCGGGGTGGCCGGAGCCACCCTCGAAGCCGACGAAGATCTTGCCCGCGTCGGTGCCGCCGCCTTCTGA
- a CDS encoding IclR family transcriptional regulator: protein MECSIRGPVRVIQSVQRAFGLVERLAAAPEGLRLSELADGADLNRSTAHNLLASLDAIGWVEQPSKGGPYRLTGRMGQLMWRRIEAEEVLRARVHPILESLSAQTGETAYLAFASGEQYLCADAVESSEPLHLTVKIGEREPLLGTAIGHALLAADAALAERMASADSTGWAESAPAVADAAAQGFAVDEDAFHPGVSCVAVVVGFGAAIGVAGPSSRLSGPRLADIARQMLHRSRDLD, encoded by the coding sequence ATGGAATGCTCAATTCGCGGACCGGTTCGCGTCATTCAGTCAGTGCAACGTGCGTTCGGGCTGGTCGAACGGCTCGCTGCCGCCCCAGAGGGGCTGAGGCTGAGTGAGCTCGCCGACGGTGCGGACTTGAACCGCAGCACGGCGCACAACCTGCTCGCTTCCCTCGACGCGATCGGCTGGGTCGAGCAGCCTTCCAAGGGCGGTCCCTACCGGCTCACCGGCAGAATGGGTCAGTTGATGTGGCGACGGATCGAGGCCGAGGAGGTTCTCCGTGCTCGAGTACACCCGATTCTGGAGTCGCTGTCCGCGCAGACCGGAGAGACCGCCTACCTGGCATTCGCCTCCGGTGAGCAATACCTGTGCGCGGACGCCGTGGAGTCCTCAGAACCCCTTCACCTGACGGTGAAGATCGGGGAGCGAGAGCCCCTGCTCGGCACCGCGATCGGGCATGCGCTCCTCGCCGCAGACGCCGCCCTGGCTGAGCGCATGGCATCTGCTGACTCTACGGGCTGGGCCGAGTCTGCCCCGGCAGTCGCGGATGCCGCAGCCCAGGGGTTTGCCGTCGATGAAGATGCATTCCATCCCGGGGTGTCCTGCGTCGCCGTCGTGGTGGGCTTTGGTGCGGCCATCGGAGTCGCCGGGCCCAGCAGCCGCCTTTCCGGCCCCCGATTGGCCGATATCGCCCGCCAGATGCTTCACCGAAGTCGGGATCTCGACTGA
- a CDS encoding LacI family DNA-binding transcriptional regulator, which produces MATLREVARLAGVSVTTASRVLNDTDRDHPVSDATRAAVTTAAETAGYRRSAAARALKNGRSRLIGVIASDVLDPYFAEMTRGIEVAAAAAGYVTVLANANRDPYQERSRFQVLREHGAAGIVFCGSDIDGAPGTAELAREVNHAMRDGTDVISLAPRGFAATEIVIDNEASSYDLTTHLLDLGNRQIAFVGGLPGLVAAEMRISGYRRAMYNQDRLPRVAGLDGMSQISGRAATERLLASATRPDAIICTNDETAIGALAAIWQAGLRIPEDIAIAGIGGTDTGRVFDLTSIELPLAELGRLAVECIVTHSTPVPPEYRLRLGRTTAPRNPIA; this is translated from the coding sequence GTGGCGACCTTGCGTGAGGTAGCGCGTTTGGCGGGTGTGTCCGTCACCACTGCTTCGCGGGTGCTCAATGACACCGATCGGGATCATCCGGTGTCCGATGCCACTCGCGCCGCCGTGACGACCGCCGCGGAGACGGCCGGCTATCGACGCAGCGCTGCCGCTCGAGCACTGAAGAACGGCCGCAGTCGCCTGATCGGCGTCATCGCCAGCGATGTGCTCGATCCGTACTTCGCCGAGATGACTCGGGGAATCGAGGTCGCCGCCGCCGCCGCCGGCTATGTCACCGTGCTCGCCAACGCGAACCGCGACCCCTACCAGGAGCGCAGCCGGTTCCAGGTCTTGCGTGAGCACGGGGCGGCTGGCATCGTCTTCTGCGGAAGCGATATCGACGGCGCACCCGGCACCGCCGAGCTCGCGCGTGAGGTGAATCACGCCATGCGAGATGGCACGGACGTGATCAGCCTCGCACCACGAGGGTTCGCAGCGACCGAGATCGTCATCGACAATGAGGCGAGCTCCTACGACTTGACGACACATCTGCTTGATCTCGGCAACCGCCAGATCGCCTTCGTGGGCGGCCTGCCGGGGCTGGTCGCCGCGGAGATGCGAATCAGCGGCTACCGGCGAGCGATGTACAACCAGGATCGGCTCCCGCGCGTTGCAGGCCTCGATGGCATGAGCCAGATAAGCGGTCGCGCAGCCACCGAACGACTCCTTGCAAGCGCCACGCGACCGGACGCGATCATCTGCACCAACGATGAGACGGCCATCGGCGCACTCGCCGCCATCTGGCAGGCGGGTCTCCGCATCCCCGAGGACATCGCCATCGCCGGCATCGGTGGCACCGACACCGGCCGGGTCTTCGACCTGACATCGATCGAGTTGCCGCTGGCGGAGCTCGGCAGGCTCGCCGTCGAATGCATCGTGACCCACAGCACTCCCGTGCCCCCCGAGTACAGGCTTCGCCTGGGCCGAACCACCGCCCCCCGGAATCCGATCGCTTGA
- a CDS encoding FAD-dependent oxidoreductase has translation MNDATETYDLIVVGAGAAGLATANRAIDLGARVLVLEKAGQPGGSAALSAGILWTAPDLDTLHRIQPDADPVLGPLVVESYQQAVDDVRAAGVTVSEPWHDHLEWGTARKIDIAALFEVWSQKVESSGSLRTGVSGVELVRNGDAVVGVRYRHDDAQREAHAGGVVLATGGFQGDAQLKQTFIGNGADDIAVRSNPNSVGDGLRLGLEAGAATSRHLSGFYGHTLPSPLAVDASVFLRLTLYFSAYGIIVNRQGRRFTDESLGDEVSNQFLVRQPGHRGVLIWDDEVQQQRALAVPYPSGMALDRHAAATKHGARTAEADTLEELVEIVSSWSVDAAGLTSTLDAYRRASTGESVALDAPLPHRPSPLSTPPFRAVEIQPCITIPFGGLRVDGDSRVLDHDGAPVSGLYAAGADAGGAQDLRYIGGIVFGLVFGRRAADHALASVLTRA, from the coding sequence ATGAACGATGCAACGGAAACGTACGATCTCATCGTCGTCGGCGCAGGAGCGGCCGGACTCGCGACTGCCAATCGGGCAATTGACCTCGGTGCGCGCGTTCTCGTCCTCGAGAAGGCGGGCCAGCCCGGCGGATCCGCTGCCCTGTCGGCGGGCATCCTCTGGACCGCGCCCGACCTCGACACGCTCCACCGCATCCAGCCCGACGCCGATCCCGTCCTCGGCCCGCTCGTCGTCGAAAGCTACCAGCAGGCGGTCGACGACGTTCGAGCCGCGGGTGTGACCGTCAGTGAACCCTGGCACGACCATCTGGAGTGGGGCACCGCACGCAAGATCGACATCGCGGCGCTGTTCGAGGTCTGGTCGCAGAAGGTCGAGTCATCGGGCTCCCTCCGGACCGGTGTCAGCGGTGTAGAGCTCGTGCGCAACGGCGACGCCGTCGTCGGCGTGCGGTACCGGCACGATGACGCTCAGCGCGAGGCCCACGCCGGCGGTGTGGTGCTCGCCACTGGCGGCTTCCAGGGAGACGCCCAGCTGAAGCAGACCTTCATCGGCAACGGCGCAGACGACATCGCCGTGCGCAGCAACCCGAACTCGGTCGGCGACGGTCTGCGCCTAGGGCTCGAGGCGGGAGCGGCGACGAGCCGTCACCTCTCCGGGTTTTACGGGCACACGCTTCCGAGTCCGCTCGCGGTCGATGCGAGCGTCTTCCTGCGACTGACGCTCTACTTCTCCGCCTACGGAATCATCGTCAACAGGCAAGGACGCAGATTCACCGACGAATCGCTCGGTGACGAGGTGTCGAACCAATTCCTCGTGCGTCAGCCCGGTCATCGCGGCGTGCTGATCTGGGACGACGAGGTGCAGCAGCAGCGCGCCCTCGCCGTGCCCTACCCCAGTGGTATGGCGCTTGATCGTCACGCAGCGGCGACCAAGCACGGAGCCCGGACGGCCGAGGCTGACACCCTCGAAGAATTGGTCGAGATCGTGTCGAGCTGGAGCGTGGACGCCGCGGGGCTGACCAGCACGCTCGATGCCTACCGGCGTGCCTCGACAGGCGAGTCTGTCGCCCTTGACGCTCCTCTTCCGCACCGTCCCTCGCCGCTGAGCACGCCGCCTTTCCGTGCGGTGGAGATACAGCCGTGCATCACGATCCCCTTCGGAGGACTGCGCGTCGACGGCGATAGCCGTGTGCTCGATCATGACGGTGCTCCGGTGTCCGGGCTGTACGCGGCCGGTGCTGACGCGGGCGGTGCGCAGGATCTCCGCTACATCGGCGGTATCGTGTTCGGCTTGGTCTTCGGACGCCGCGCGGCCGACCATGCGCTCGCCTCGGTGCTGACGAGGGCATGA
- a CDS encoding zinc-dependent alcohol dehydrogenase: protein MLTEPAIRWVGPRRVVADDPAADRGVTLAPGRVRIEVTSAGLCGTDLSVWNGTNERAEPGTVLGHEFGGRIIAFGDGVDSMQIGDLVAVDPNLSCGRCQRCLDGRRALCIQRRLLGVDVDGGLQQTIDVDAAQLIPVPGADPRALGLVEPLAVGIHAVDRAGIAEGARVGVIGGGPIGMAAAVEAHLRGAVCSVLEADPARRRAIVDVGIADSVENPWENRSLDVVIDSVAREATVRIALDAVRDGGSVCLVGLSHDAHLPGPESLVRREITLTGSFCYRTADLRRAAEIVADRGVGVIPVELVDGLDAVPQLLESLAAGRIGRGKSIVIPRITADIP, encoded by the coding sequence ATGCTCACCGAGCCCGCGATCCGCTGGGTCGGGCCGCGCCGAGTCGTCGCGGACGATCCCGCCGCGGACCGCGGCGTGACCCTCGCCCCTGGGCGCGTTCGCATCGAGGTCACTAGTGCCGGCCTCTGCGGCACCGACCTGTCGGTGTGGAACGGCACGAATGAGCGCGCCGAACCCGGCACGGTGCTCGGCCACGAGTTTGGAGGACGCATCATCGCCTTCGGTGACGGCGTCGACTCTATGCAGATCGGCGACCTTGTGGCGGTCGACCCCAACCTCTCATGCGGACGCTGTCAGCGGTGTCTCGACGGCCGTCGTGCTCTGTGCATCCAGCGTCGTCTTCTGGGTGTGGATGTCGATGGCGGTCTGCAACAGACGATCGATGTCGACGCCGCGCAGCTCATACCCGTCCCGGGCGCCGACCCGCGGGCGCTCGGTCTCGTCGAACCGCTCGCGGTCGGCATCCACGCCGTCGACCGGGCCGGCATCGCCGAGGGCGCGCGAGTGGGCGTCATCGGTGGAGGTCCGATCGGCATGGCCGCGGCCGTCGAGGCACATCTACGGGGTGCGGTCTGCAGCGTCCTTGAAGCCGATCCGGCGCGCCGGCGGGCGATAGTCGATGTCGGCATCGCCGACTCCGTCGAGAATCCCTGGGAGAACCGGTCGCTCGATGTGGTCATCGACTCAGTGGCGCGAGAGGCGACCGTCAGGATCGCCCTCGACGCCGTCCGCGACGGCGGATCGGTGTGTCTCGTCGGTCTCTCGCACGACGCCCACCTGCCTGGGCCGGAATCGCTCGTTCGCCGGGAGATCACCCTCACCGGGTCCTTCTGCTATCGGACGGCCGACCTGCGGCGGGCGGCCGAGATCGTCGCCGACCGTGGCGTCGGCGTCATCCCGGTCGAGCTCGTGGACGGGTTGGACGCCGTGCCGCAGCTGCTCGAATCCCTCGCCGCCGGCCGGATCGGCCGCGGCAAATCGATCGTCATTCCGCGCATCACCGCGGACATCCCCTGA
- a CDS encoding MFS transporter, producing MNQSTSAVDQRKNSPTRAAIAAMAGGTLEYYDNYIYALAAALVFGQVFFPGDDPGLSTVLALATFAVSYVARPLGAVLLGHFGDRIGRKKVLVFILVLMGTCTFVVGLLPGYAQIGAWAPILLVTLRLLQGISVGGETAAATVLTIEIAPARRRAFFTSWAPNGIVGGFVLATLIFIPISALPEEALLSWGWRLPFLLSAIVTVAGFVIRATLDEPEAFIEAKEDNALVKVPVLEVFRSHWASILRVVFCSLAFAIDTVIKVFALAFATREYGLAESTMLWVLIVSHVGALVTQPILAMLADRIGRRPVFIAGNLACAAMLFAYFGAIQAQNVPLLFVTGFLSVAGAYAAINAVYPSMFAEMFNLKVRQTGMALGQQIGLIAAGFAPSVYLALTAGDPKNWLPVAIISAVIAGIAALTALLSKETAFVPLDDLGSPITRSHTIAGGEHIASSAESSTTIGVQS from the coding sequence GTGAATCAGTCCACAAGCGCTGTCGATCAGCGCAAGAACAGCCCCACCCGTGCGGCCATCGCCGCGATGGCCGGAGGCACGCTCGAGTACTACGACAACTACATCTACGCTCTGGCCGCCGCGCTCGTCTTCGGGCAGGTGTTCTTCCCCGGCGACGATCCCGGTCTGAGCACCGTGCTAGCGCTGGCCACGTTCGCCGTGTCGTACGTGGCCCGGCCACTCGGCGCCGTCCTGCTCGGCCACTTCGGCGATCGGATCGGTCGCAAGAAGGTGCTTGTTTTCATTCTCGTGCTCATGGGCACCTGCACCTTCGTCGTTGGGCTGCTGCCTGGCTATGCGCAGATCGGCGCCTGGGCGCCAATCCTGCTGGTGACCCTGCGCCTGCTCCAGGGCATCTCGGTGGGCGGGGAGACCGCCGCCGCAACCGTGCTCACGATCGAGATCGCGCCGGCGCGGCGTCGGGCGTTCTTCACCAGCTGGGCACCCAATGGCATCGTCGGCGGATTCGTGCTCGCGACGCTCATCTTCATCCCGATCTCCGCGCTGCCGGAGGAGGCCCTGCTGAGCTGGGGGTGGCGGCTGCCCTTCCTGCTGAGCGCAATCGTCACGGTGGCGGGCTTCGTCATACGCGCGACGCTTGACGAGCCCGAGGCATTCATCGAGGCCAAGGAGGACAACGCGCTCGTGAAGGTACCAGTGCTGGAGGTCTTTCGGTCGCACTGGGCATCCATCCTGCGCGTCGTCTTCTGCTCGCTGGCCTTCGCGATCGATACGGTAATCAAGGTGTTCGCACTCGCCTTCGCGACGAGGGAGTATGGCCTCGCCGAAAGCACCATGCTCTGGGTGCTGATCGTGAGCCACGTGGGCGCGCTCGTGACGCAGCCGATTCTCGCGATGCTCGCCGACCGCATCGGCCGCCGGCCGGTGTTCATCGCAGGCAACCTCGCATGCGCGGCGATGCTGTTCGCCTACTTCGGCGCGATCCAGGCGCAGAACGTTCCCTTGCTCTTCGTCACCGGATTCCTGTCAGTGGCTGGCGCTTATGCGGCCATCAATGCGGTATACCCGTCGATGTTCGCCGAGATGTTCAACCTCAAGGTTCGCCAGACCGGCATGGCTCTGGGCCAGCAGATCGGCCTGATCGCCGCCGGCTTCGCGCCGAGCGTGTACCTGGCCCTGACCGCGGGCGATCCGAAGAACTGGCTGCCGGTCGCGATCATCTCCGCGGTGATCGCCGGCATTGCCGCCCTCACCGCGCTCCTGTCGAAGGAGACCGCGTTCGTGCCGCTCGACGACCTGGGGTCGCCCATCACACGCAGCCACACGATCGCCGGCGGAGAACACATCGCATCGTCTGCCGAGTCGTCCACCACGATCGGGGTGCAGTCGTGA
- a CDS encoding Gfo/Idh/MocA family protein, translating to MSAPIRIGIVGCGNIADNHVAAYRAADGAEVVAVCDVDRARAQAFADQRGIPSATGSVAELLVLDLDAISVCTPHPTHEEVVVAAAQAGVHVLCEKPISTSAAAAERMIEATAAAGVTFGVVFQRRFWPGAQRLHRAIVDGTLGTPMLGHCRVLLHRGKEYYDSAPWRGTWDADGGGVLMTQAIHYIDLLQWFMGEPVEVYGRAGSFTLADSIEVEDTAAAVITFASGAIATLSATVAATPNLGSELTITGSTGATISIGEYPEGSDADVEIWAVPGDEQAVSTLASGGFRPDKSVAEVNASLQHLHRRQIEDFVAAIREGREPAVTGAQALRSLQIVEAVYVSARSGEPVRLAHRGEARIFTHLPVPSEVSA from the coding sequence GTGAGCGCACCCATTCGCATCGGCATCGTCGGCTGTGGCAACATCGCCGACAACCATGTGGCCGCGTATCGGGCGGCCGACGGCGCAGAGGTCGTCGCGGTCTGCGACGTCGACCGAGCCCGAGCACAAGCGTTCGCCGACCAACGAGGCATCCCCTCGGCGACCGGATCCGTGGCCGAGCTTCTCGTTCTCGATCTCGACGCCATCAGCGTCTGCACACCGCACCCCACCCACGAGGAGGTCGTCGTCGCAGCCGCGCAGGCCGGCGTGCACGTGCTCTGCGAGAAGCCGATCTCGACGAGCGCGGCCGCGGCCGAGCGAATGATCGAGGCGACCGCCGCGGCCGGGGTCACGTTCGGCGTCGTGTTCCAACGTCGGTTTTGGCCCGGAGCCCAGCGGCTGCACCGCGCGATCGTCGACGGCACGCTCGGCACTCCGATGCTGGGACACTGCCGGGTGCTGCTGCACCGCGGGAAGGAATACTATGACTCCGCGCCCTGGCGCGGCACCTGGGACGCCGACGGCGGCGGCGTGCTCATGACCCAGGCCATCCACTACATCGATCTGCTGCAGTGGTTCATGGGTGAGCCCGTCGAGGTGTACGGCCGCGCTGGCTCCTTCACACTGGCTGACTCGATCGAAGTCGAGGACACGGCTGCTGCCGTGATCACTTTCGCCTCGGGTGCGATCGCCACCCTCTCGGCGACAGTGGCCGCGACGCCCAACCTCGGCAGTGAGCTCACCATCACCGGGAGTACGGGCGCGACCATTAGCATCGGGGAGTACCCCGAAGGATCGGACGCGGATGTCGAGATCTGGGCAGTTCCGGGCGACGAACAGGCGGTTTCGACCCTCGCATCCGGTGGCTTCCGTCCCGACAAGTCGGTGGCCGAGGTGAATGCATCACTGCAGCACCTCCACCGCCGTCAGATCGAGGACTTCGTCGCTGCCATCCGTGAGGGCCGCGAGCCTGCCGTGACGGGTGCGCAGGCGCTGCGCTCGCTGCAGATTGTTGAAGCGGTCTATGTCTCCGCTCGCAGCGGTGAACCGGTTCGGCTGGCCCATCGCGGCGAAGCGCGTATCTTCACCCATCTTCCCGTTCCTTCGGAGGTCTCCGCATGA
- a CDS encoding sugar phosphate isomerase/epimerase family protein, with protein MIPLLSINQATTRPYALTDTARASSAAGVRHLGLWLEPVAELGAAETVRLLDETGIRATSMSRTGFVADKSGAALHSALDDVRRAIELSAAVGAPTLSFIAGGLAPGDRDLRAGAGRVRDALEVLAPEARAAGVRLQLEPLHPLFATSRSVVTTVRQALGIIEGLPVESVGILVDAYATFWDADLHDALLAAGERIAGYQVNDFVLPLPAEDHMLGRLLPGEGGIDLDAITASVIQAGYTDPIEVEVFHEQLWALPLETIIERTVRTFTTAVVAPITARTEVPV; from the coding sequence ATGATCCCGCTCCTCAGTATCAACCAGGCGACCACCCGCCCGTATGCGCTCACGGACACAGCCCGCGCGTCGTCCGCCGCGGGCGTCCGTCACCTCGGGCTCTGGCTGGAGCCTGTGGCAGAGCTCGGTGCCGCTGAGACGGTGCGCCTGCTCGACGAGACGGGCATCCGGGCGACCTCCATGTCGCGAACCGGTTTCGTGGCAGACAAGTCGGGTGCCGCGTTGCACTCGGCGCTCGACGATGTGCGGCGGGCGATCGAGCTGTCCGCCGCCGTGGGCGCGCCGACGTTGTCGTTCATCGCCGGCGGTCTCGCCCCGGGGGACCGCGACCTGCGCGCCGGGGCGGGACGCGTGCGCGATGCGCTCGAGGTGCTCGCGCCGGAGGCGCGCGCGGCGGGTGTGCGGCTGCAGCTCGAGCCCCTGCACCCGTTGTTCGCGACCTCCCGCAGCGTCGTCACCACCGTGCGCCAGGCTCTCGGGATCATCGAAGGGCTGCCGGTCGAGAGCGTCGGCATCCTCGTCGACGCCTACGCGACGTTCTGGGATGCTGACCTGCACGACGCCCTGCTCGCCGCGGGAGAGCGCATAGCGGGTTACCAGGTGAATGACTTCGTCCTCCCACTGCCTGCGGAGGACCACATGCTGGGCAGGTTGCTCCCGGGCGAGGGGGGCATCGACCTCGATGCCATCACGGCCAGCGTGATCCAGGCCGGATATACAGATCCCATCGAGGTCGAGGTGTTCCATGAGCAGCTCTGGGCGCTGCCGCTCGAGACGATCATCGAGCGGACCGTGCGGACCTTCACCACAGCGGTCGTCGCCCCGATCACGGCGCGGACCGAGGTTCCCGTATGA